The following proteins are encoded in a genomic region of Gemmatimonadota bacterium:
- a CDS encoding polysaccharide pyruvyl transferase family protein, with protein MLKPARAWWRARRRARRRAAIEAEVRRQGSRPSAEGVLVLAPGPVGSLGDEAMLRTVRRVLREGGESRIGLASFTTDEDWERAGPWTARVAVGDWLSRGDLSQYATFARAVVQYRGFLVLGADVLDGAYSEIRSEGRLALASLAAAAGVHTEIVGFSYRDQPGPRALRALRDLHPDVVLRAREATSAARVRAHTGRTVHESADLAFLLEPELASDEGRALAEWMEAARGRGDTVLGFNLNPSPVRGEAEGPTRLVDAYGRALGALLERDPGLVVVGFIHDVRSEHGELAALAEVVRRLDPWRDRVRTAPPAASAAEIKALAGRTDAVLSGRMHLAIAALGSGVPVAALQYQGKFEGLFGAFGLDGLMLEPVAALEPGRLEALLRSLLERRDDATTAVAAALPEARRRARTNLGAFLPTATPS; from the coding sequence ATGCTGAAGCCGGCGCGCGCGTGGTGGCGGGCGCGGCGGCGGGCGCGCCGGCGCGCGGCCATCGAGGCCGAGGTGCGTCGTCAGGGGTCGCGCCCGAGCGCCGAGGGCGTGCTGGTGCTGGCGCCCGGTCCGGTAGGAAGCCTCGGCGACGAGGCGATGCTGCGCACGGTCCGCCGGGTCCTGCGGGAAGGGGGGGAGTCGCGCATCGGCCTGGCGAGCTTCACGACCGACGAGGACTGGGAACGCGCCGGACCCTGGACCGCCCGGGTGGCGGTCGGCGACTGGCTGAGCCGCGGCGACCTGTCGCAGTACGCAACGTTCGCCCGCGCCGTGGTGCAGTACCGCGGGTTCCTGGTCCTGGGCGCGGACGTGCTGGACGGTGCCTACAGCGAGATCCGCAGCGAGGGCCGCCTCGCTCTCGCGAGCCTGGCCGCCGCCGCGGGCGTCCACACCGAGATCGTGGGCTTCAGCTACCGGGACCAGCCTGGCCCGCGCGCGCTGCGGGCGCTGCGGGATCTGCATCCGGACGTGGTGCTGCGCGCGCGGGAGGCCACGTCGGCGGCGCGGGTGCGCGCCCACACCGGGCGGACCGTGCACGAGAGCGCGGACCTGGCCTTCCTGCTGGAGCCCGAGCTCGCCTCGGACGAGGGCCGTGCGCTCGCGGAGTGGATGGAGGCGGCCCGGGGCCGGGGCGACACCGTGCTCGGCTTCAACCTGAACCCCTCGCCCGTGCGGGGGGAGGCGGAGGGCCCGACCCGCCTGGTGGACGCCTACGGCCGCGCGCTCGGCGCGCTGCTGGAGCGGGATCCCGGGCTGGTGGTGGTGGGCTTCATCCACGATGTCCGCAGCGAGCACGGCGAACTGGCCGCGCTCGCCGAGGTGGTGCGCCGTCTGGACCCTTGGCGGGACCGGGTGCGAACCGCGCCCCCGGCCGCGTCGGCGGCCGAGATCAAGGCGCTCGCCGGGCGCACGGATGCGGTGCTGAGCGGGCGGATGCATCTGGCCATCGCCGCCCTGGGTTCGGGCGTCCCCGTGGCCGCCCTGCAGTACCAGGGCAAGTTCGAGGGCCTGTTCGGGGCGTTCGGGCTCGATGGCCTCATGCTGGAGCCCGTTGCGGCCCTGGAGCCCGGGCGGCTCGAGGCGTTGCTGCGCTCCCTGCTGGAGCGCCGGGACGACGCCACGACGGCCGTGGCCGCCGCGCTCCCCGAGGCCCGCCGCCGCGCACGCACCAACCTGGGCGCCTTCCTGCCGACGGCGACGCCCTCGTGA
- a CDS encoding translocation/assembly module TamB: protein MRRTGRWVRGIAFAVGLVLILAGVGGLLLVRTAPGRALVLDQVMTRARALLAGSLEVERFGEGDLLERTALVGVRLTDARGVPVLEADSVLLSYSAWSLLRGARELAGVDIHGATVRLQADDTGWNVARLLKPADTAAGQPERPAADSATAALTAPGGFVLRNVSLHDSRLAIEPLEGAPTRVRGLEAELPRVALGGADGIDRIEIYRAAFEAELLAGTLVVHELVGGVEREGNRVHVDVARLRLPESEVRGEVDVAWDTAGVVTELTVTSGDVEVADLWWLEPDLPRGRLTGRLDARLSPAGSRWTFADARFLSGASAVDGSGSIVLEPRLRLDDLELEAQRFDVGLLSPWLPDTLWTWARLDGTLSADGTPDRLAVVADLQVVDPDVGSAPTRLQLDGGARLAGGLGARTLRLRAGPLAPALLSRVGGLDWLDSPPSVDVTLDGTIEEGLRILGEATLGDGEETGSRVRADLVVQTADEAPLQLSGTLDLDPLRLPDLDGLAPGLALQGLARGRVDVGGTPDALTLSSDLQTSGGPLGLVAVLGWRGERRTLDVQGALDELDLSRLSGRVPERSTLAGAVGVTVGPEPGVLSATLDLAASRLAGIRVERARSDLRVVDGRLHLDSLEARSALGDLRARGSLALDDVAEDAELTVDLTDGSLVGLRPLVFGEEGELPVGLEELRLRLASLDGTASDTATVDLAGAFELHGTLRGSLDALVGEGRVDLRDVVYQDFGAARLTALVDAFRLASGDLDARVDATDVTAFARPFDRATGTVALAGGRGRVVVEFTRPSGTVFAAGEIEADSSTTLLHLDQFNIVDLGDRWRLGGPARLAWGPEGLEVRDLRVLRPGEETFEVNVDGTLPRDGSGGLRVDVRALDLARISRIVAFQENDIEGLVDLDLDVRGSLSAPAFDGTLAVRQMRYRVVRFDELGGELHYQDRTLRGSLVGVRGSRRSVRIEGSVPADLALGDVETRIPEGPVRVSLQADSVPLANVLGFFPGYERVEGELSGNFVVSGTPSDLQPSGLMRLSGGAATVREFGIRPTDGTGTFELTPDGIVTVDATVRERGQARVSGRINLNPITDPGFDLDVTTVGGDDIRIAARREMEARVSGQVHLGGSYQRPELTGAIAVREGVLYLDEFVRAATIVDLSDPALIDLDRELLALDPIVRESQNPFVQNLRVTVDVRLDGNAWLRSPEMNVEMAGDLLLTFDRAGRTVAMLGDLTALRGTYRVVGRQFEVEDGTVRFLGTPGVNPTLEITAQNRLRVEGGSAVDITAAVTGTMLRPEVALTSDLPGATREDLISYLLFGRPQAALTQLASQSGSVLGSAGLSLTLGALASQVGSLVADELPFDYLSVSTQQAFSGGVNQNALRSGFRSTEVEVGKYVLDDVFLALVLRPFDADRLSGFRMEWRLSDQVGVEGFVENRLAQLGASFDGLLFQLRRVIGFRLFREWGY from the coding sequence ATGAGGCGCACCGGCCGCTGGGTCCGCGGGATCGCGTTCGCCGTGGGGTTGGTGCTCATCCTGGCGGGAGTCGGCGGTCTCCTGCTCGTGCGGACGGCGCCCGGACGGGCGCTGGTGCTGGACCAGGTGATGACCCGCGCCCGCGCCCTGCTGGCGGGCTCCCTGGAGGTGGAACGCTTCGGGGAAGGGGACCTGCTGGAGCGCACCGCGCTCGTGGGCGTGCGCCTGACGGACGCCCGGGGCGTTCCGGTCCTCGAGGCCGACTCCGTGTTGCTGTCCTATTCGGCGTGGAGCCTCCTGCGTGGGGCCCGCGAGCTGGCCGGCGTGGACATCCACGGCGCGACCGTCCGTCTCCAGGCGGACGACACCGGCTGGAACGTGGCGCGTCTGTTGAAGCCAGCGGACACCGCCGCCGGGCAGCCGGAGCGGCCCGCCGCGGACTCGGCCACGGCCGCGCTCACGGCGCCGGGAGGCTTCGTGTTGCGCAATGTCAGCCTGCACGACTCCCGCCTCGCCATCGAACCGCTCGAAGGGGCGCCCACGCGGGTTCGCGGCCTGGAGGCGGAGCTGCCGCGCGTCGCGCTGGGCGGCGCGGACGGGATCGACCGCATCGAGATCTACAGAGCGGCCTTCGAGGCGGAGCTTCTCGCGGGCACGCTCGTCGTGCACGAGCTGGTCGGTGGCGTGGAGCGCGAAGGCAATCGCGTGCATGTGGACGTCGCGCGCCTGCGTCTCCCGGAGTCCGAGGTGCGGGGCGAGGTGGACGTGGCCTGGGACACGGCCGGTGTGGTCACCGAGCTCACGGTGACGTCGGGCGACGTGGAGGTTGCCGACCTGTGGTGGCTCGAGCCGGATCTCCCGCGCGGGCGGCTCACCGGTCGTCTCGATGCGCGGCTCTCCCCGGCGGGCTCGCGCTGGACATTCGCGGACGCGCGCTTCCTCTCGGGCGCCTCGGCGGTGGACGGCTCCGGCTCGATCGTCCTGGAGCCGCGGCTGCGACTCGACGACCTGGAGCTCGAGGCGCAGCGCTTCGACGTCGGGCTGCTGTCTCCCTGGCTGCCGGACACCCTGTGGACCTGGGCCCGCCTGGACGGTACGCTCTCCGCCGACGGTACACCCGACCGGCTCGCCGTCGTGGCCGATCTCCAGGTCGTCGATCCGGACGTCGGGTCCGCTCCCACCCGCCTCCAGCTGGACGGCGGAGCCCGATTGGCCGGGGGGCTGGGTGCGCGAACGCTCCGCCTGCGGGCCGGGCCGCTCGCGCCCGCCCTGCTGTCGCGCGTGGGCGGGCTGGACTGGTTGGACTCCCCTCCGTCCGTCGACGTCACGCTCGATGGGACGATCGAGGAGGGTCTGCGGATCCTTGGGGAGGCGACGCTGGGAGACGGGGAAGAGACGGGCAGCCGGGTGCGTGCAGACCTGGTGGTGCAGACCGCCGACGAGGCTCCCCTCCAGCTCTCCGGCACGCTCGACCTGGACCCGCTCCGTCTGCCCGACCTGGATGGCCTGGCGCCGGGGCTCGCGCTGCAGGGGCTCGCGCGCGGTCGCGTAGACGTGGGAGGCACGCCGGACGCGCTCACGCTGTCCTCGGACCTGCAGACGTCGGGGGGGCCGCTCGGCCTCGTCGCGGTGCTGGGCTGGCGTGGGGAGCGACGCACGCTCGACGTGCAGGGCGCGCTGGACGAGCTGGACCTCTCCCGCCTCTCGGGTCGCGTGCCCGAGCGCTCGACCCTGGCCGGAGCGGTCGGCGTGACGGTCGGGCCCGAGCCCGGTGTCCTGTCGGCAACGCTCGACCTCGCTGCATCGCGATTGGCGGGTATCCGCGTGGAACGGGCTCGATCCGATCTGCGCGTCGTGGACGGGCGTCTCCACCTGGACTCCCTGGAGGCCCGCTCCGCCCTGGGCGATCTGCGTGCGCGTGGGAGCCTGGCGCTCGACGATGTGGCCGAGGATGCCGAGCTCACCGTGGACCTCACCGATGGGTCCCTCGTGGGGCTGCGGCCACTGGTGTTCGGCGAGGAGGGAGAGCTTCCGGTCGGGCTCGAGGAGCTGCGCCTCCGCCTGGCCAGCCTCGACGGCACGGCTTCCGACACGGCGACCGTCGACCTCGCAGGCGCGTTCGAGCTGCACGGGACGCTCCGGGGCAGCCTCGATGCGCTCGTGGGCGAAGGACGGGTCGACCTGCGCGACGTCGTCTACCAGGACTTCGGTGCGGCCCGTCTCACCGCGCTCGTCGACGCATTCCGCCTCGCGAGCGGCGACCTGGACGCACGCGTCGACGCTACCGACGTCACCGCGTTCGCGCGCCCGTTCGACCGCGCGACCGGAACGGTCGCGCTCGCCGGAGGTCGGGGTCGGGTGGTCGTGGAGTTCACGCGGCCGTCCGGGACCGTCTTCGCCGCCGGAGAGATCGAAGCCGACTCCAGCACGACGCTGTTGCACCTCGATCAGTTCAATATCGTGGATCTGGGAGACCGGTGGCGGTTGGGCGGTCCCGCGCGTCTGGCGTGGGGGCCGGAGGGACTCGAGGTGCGGGACCTGCGCGTGTTGCGCCCCGGTGAGGAGACCTTCGAGGTCAACGTCGACGGAACCTTGCCGCGCGACGGTTCCGGTGGGCTACGCGTGGACGTCCGGGCCCTGGACCTCGCGCGCATCAGTCGCATCGTGGCGTTCCAGGAGAACGATATCGAGGGATTGGTCGACCTGGACCTCGACGTGCGGGGCTCCCTCTCGGCTCCGGCCTTCGACGGCACGCTCGCGGTCCGCCAGATGCGCTACCGGGTCGTCCGGTTCGACGAGTTGGGCGGCGAGCTGCACTATCAGGACCGCACGCTGCGTGGCTCCCTCGTGGGTGTGCGGGGCAGTCGCCGGAGCGTGCGCATCGAGGGTAGCGTCCCTGCGGACCTGGCGCTCGGAGACGTCGAGACCCGCATCCCCGAAGGCCCGGTGCGCGTCTCGTTGCAGGCCGATTCGGTCCCCCTGGCCAACGTGCTGGGGTTCTTTCCGGGCTACGAGCGCGTCGAGGGGGAATTGTCGGGCAACTTCGTGGTCTCGGGCACCCCGAGCGACCTGCAGCCGTCGGGGCTCATGCGCCTCAGCGGGGGCGCGGCGACCGTGCGCGAGTTCGGGATCCGTCCCACCGATGGCACCGGCACCTTCGAGCTGACGCCGGACGGGATCGTCACGGTCGATGCGACCGTGCGCGAACGGGGGCAGGCCCGCGTCAGCGGGCGGATCAACCTGAACCCCATCACCGATCCCGGCTTCGATCTCGACGTGACCACGGTCGGCGGAGACGACATCCGCATCGCGGCGCGGCGGGAGATGGAGGCGCGCGTGTCCGGGCAGGTGCATCTCGGTGGCAGCTATCAGCGACCGGAGCTGACCGGTGCGATCGCGGTGCGGGAGGGCGTGCTGTACCTGGACGAATTCGTCCGCGCCGCCACGATCGTCGACCTGAGCGACCCCGCGCTGATCGACCTCGACCGCGAGCTGCTCGCCCTCGATCCGATCGTGCGGGAGAGCCAGAACCCGTTCGTGCAGAACCTGCGGGTCACCGTCGACGTGCGTCTGGACGGGAACGCGTGGCTGCGCAGCCCCGAGATGAACGTGGAGATGGCGGGCGATCTCCTGTTGACTTTCGATCGAGCGGGTCGCACGGTCGCGATGCTGGGTGACCTGACCGCGCTCCGGGGGACGTATCGGGTGGTCGGCCGCCAGTTCGAGGTGGAGGACGGCACCGTACGCTTCCTGGGCACGCCCGGCGTGAACCCCACGCTCGAGATCACCGCCCAGAACCGCCTCCGGGTGGAGGGCGGCTCCGCCGTGGACATCACGGCAGCGGTGACGGGCACCATGCTGCGGCCAGAGGTGGCGCTCACGAGCGACCTGCCAGGGGCCACCCGCGAAGATCTCATCAGCTACCTGCTCTTCGGGCGTCCGCAGGCCGCCCTGACCCAACTGGCCAGCCAGAGCGGCTCCGTGCTGGGCTCCGCCGGGCTCTCGCTCACACTGGGGGCCCTGGCCAGCCAGGTGGGATCGCTCGTCGCCGATGAGCTGCCCTTCGACTACCTGTCGGTCTCCACCCAACAGGCGTTCAGTGGAGGCGTGAACCAGAACGCGCTGCGGTCGGGCTTTCGCAGCACCGAGGTCGAGGTGGGCAAGTACGTGCTGGACGACGTCTTCCTGGCGCTCGTGCTCCGGCCCTTCGATGCCGACCGACTCTCCGGCTTCCGCATGGAGTGGCGTCTGTCCGACCAGGTGGGCGTGGAGGGCTTCGTGGAGAACCGGCTGGCCCAGCTCGGGGCCAGCTTCGATGGCCTGCTGTTCCAGCTCCGCCGGGTCATCGGCTTCCGGCTCTTCCGGGAATGGGGCTACTGA
- a CDS encoding BamA/TamA family outer membrane protein, protein MRPVLHHALVILLGLALPFVGAGTVAGQAPGLDPEVVSLRFEGNDFMGRQELERAIFTNETACRSVLLYPLCWVGLDAAQQRYTVSPRMLQVDAVRLRVLYAQRGFRQATVDPVVRYPDQADSSQVELTFRIAENQPIRIDSLAFLGLDEVAGGILDGLRARVGGRLDGIDLAADRDSLLVRLQERGYAHAEIFREIFIPAEAPLTAEVTFDVYTGPRAVFGPVTFEVAASDSAEVATLSNETVRRAVRIRAGQPYVRSRVQNAQRDLYSLELVRFANIEEDLDHQPDSVIPLHVSVTEGDRRRVRTAIGMSTADCLNGEGRWTSRNFLGGARRVQLRARLSNVLAGQLNESACYLAGTGDFAGLNWQLAGDFTQPFVLGSRTSFQSSAFIERQSLQDVFIRNAIGATAALSRDIGSGQLVSLSFRPQVSRLEAAEFLFCTNFLVCNLEDIIVLQADNWLNPIGLTYTRSRIDQILDPTRGFTVLLDGEYAAAWTGSDFGYRRWQGEFAWYRTIAENVVFATRVRGGHVTPTGFRNLEARESGLAIIHPQKRFYAGGATSVRGFTENQLGPRVLTVDVQELVDPQRGPPVCTPGDVQVLDCDASGLLERPGGNFATRPTGGSLLAVGNAELRVRMGETALQAAVFLDVGQVWDESGRFSFGELEPTPGLGVRYFSPIGPIRLDVGYRLADAQRLPVVTSQIRRYDPDRDGSRPTFEVGGIEYVASDDLALLRPRVLFGAADRWALDRFQLHLSIGQAF, encoded by the coding sequence ATGCGTCCAGTCCTCCACCATGCCCTGGTGATCCTCCTGGGCCTGGCTCTCCCCTTCGTGGGGGCCGGGACCGTGGCGGGCCAGGCTCCAGGACTGGATCCCGAGGTCGTCTCCCTGCGCTTCGAGGGGAACGACTTCATGGGTCGCCAGGAGCTGGAGCGCGCGATCTTCACCAACGAGACGGCCTGCCGGTCGGTGCTCCTGTACCCGTTGTGCTGGGTGGGTCTCGACGCCGCCCAGCAACGCTATACCGTCAGCCCCCGCATGCTGCAGGTGGACGCGGTGCGCCTGCGGGTGCTGTACGCACAGCGGGGTTTCCGGCAGGCTACGGTGGATCCGGTCGTGCGCTATCCGGATCAGGCGGATTCCAGCCAGGTGGAGCTGACCTTCCGCATCGCAGAGAACCAGCCGATCCGTATCGACTCCCTCGCCTTCCTCGGTCTGGACGAGGTGGCGGGCGGGATCCTGGACGGATTGCGGGCACGGGTGGGCGGACGGCTGGACGGCATCGACCTCGCCGCCGATCGCGACTCGCTCCTGGTGCGACTCCAGGAGCGGGGATACGCGCACGCCGAGATCTTCCGCGAGATCTTCATCCCGGCCGAAGCGCCTCTGACGGCCGAGGTCACGTTCGACGTCTACACGGGGCCCCGCGCGGTCTTCGGCCCCGTGACGTTCGAGGTCGCGGCGAGCGACAGCGCCGAGGTCGCCACGCTGTCCAACGAGACCGTCCGCCGCGCCGTGCGCATCCGCGCCGGCCAGCCCTACGTGCGCAGCCGCGTGCAGAACGCCCAGCGCGACCTCTACAGCCTCGAGCTGGTCCGTTTCGCGAACATCGAAGAGGACCTGGACCACCAGCCCGACTCCGTGATCCCCCTGCATGTGAGCGTGACGGAAGGCGATCGGCGCCGCGTCCGGACCGCCATCGGGATGAGCACCGCCGACTGCCTCAACGGGGAAGGCCGCTGGACGAGCCGCAACTTCCTGGGGGGTGCGCGACGCGTGCAGTTGCGCGCCCGACTCTCGAACGTGCTCGCCGGCCAGCTCAACGAGTCCGCGTGCTACCTCGCCGGCACCGGTGATTTCGCCGGCCTCAACTGGCAGCTCGCCGGCGACTTCACGCAGCCGTTCGTCCTGGGCTCCCGCACGTCGTTCCAGTCCAGCGCCTTCATCGAGCGGCAGAGCCTGCAGGACGTGTTCATCCGCAACGCGATCGGCGCCACGGCTGCCCTCAGCCGTGACATCGGCAGCGGCCAGCTGGTGTCCTTGTCCTTCCGTCCGCAGGTGTCGCGTCTCGAAGCGGCCGAGTTCCTGTTCTGCACCAACTTCCTGGTGTGCAACCTGGAGGACATCATCGTCCTGCAGGCGGACAACTGGCTCAACCCCATCGGGCTGACCTACACCCGCTCACGCATCGACCAGATCCTCGATCCCACCCGGGGCTTCACGGTGCTGCTGGACGGCGAATACGCGGCCGCCTGGACCGGGTCCGACTTCGGGTATCGGCGTTGGCAGGGCGAGTTCGCCTGGTACCGCACCATCGCCGAGAACGTGGTGTTCGCGACCCGGGTACGCGGCGGTCATGTCACGCCGACGGGCTTCCGGAATCTGGAAGCGCGGGAGTCGGGGCTCGCGATCATCCATCCGCAGAAGCGCTTCTACGCCGGCGGCGCCACCAGCGTGCGGGGGTTCACGGAGAACCAGCTGGGCCCGCGCGTGCTCACCGTGGACGTGCAGGAGCTGGTCGATCCGCAGCGCGGTCCGCCGGTCTGCACGCCTGGTGACGTCCAGGTGCTGGACTGCGACGCCTCGGGCCTGCTCGAGCGTCCCGGCGGCAACTTCGCCACGCGCCCGACCGGCGGCAGCCTCCTGGCGGTGGGCAACGCCGAGCTCCGCGTGCGCATGGGGGAGACGGCGCTGCAGGCCGCCGTCTTCCTGGACGTCGGGCAGGTGTGGGACGAGAGCGGGCGCTTCTCCTTCGGCGAGCTCGAGCCCACGCCCGGCCTCGGCGTGCGCTATTTCTCGCCGATCGGCCCGATCCGGCTGGACGTGGGCTACCGGCTGGCCGACGCCCAACGGCTGCCGGTCGTGACGTCGCAGATCCGGCGCTACGACCCCGACCGCGACGGGAGCCGACCCACCTTCGAGGTGGGCGGCATCGAGTATGTGGCCAGCGACGATCTGGCCCTGCTCCGGCCCCGGGTGTTGTTCGGGGCGGCGGACCGCTGGGCCCTCGATCGCTTCCAGCTCCATCTCTCCATCGGTCAGGCGTTCTGA
- a CDS encoding ABC transporter ATP-binding protein: protein MSSEHAVVTRGLGKAYAIGAADEKADTLVQSLARRLRHPFGRGDVERVWALRDLDLEVRVGEVVGIVGRNGAGKSTLLKILSRITHPTEGRAELRGRAGALLEVGTGFHRELTGRENIYLNGAILGMRRDEIDRRFDEIVAFAGTERFLDTPVKRYSSGMYVRLAFAVAAHLDPEILIVDEVLSVGDADFQRRCLGKMHEVAGGGRTVLFVSHNMPMVRALCSRAIVLRDGRMVLDGDPDDAVDHYLDQVEESAERDLADREDRSGRGGVRLTGARVASAAGDGVPVATGGGARFEFDVSERKPGLALTFTLYDPQGTRITSFDTRVASPEDIHTNGAGGPIRCELDELPLVQGRYRVNVALSVGDEVHDHVEAALVFDVAAGVLRGRPITRTGKYGAVAVPHRWHLPGGPC from the coding sequence ATGTCATCTGAGCACGCGGTCGTCACGCGCGGGCTCGGCAAGGCATACGCCATCGGGGCCGCGGACGAGAAGGCGGACACGCTGGTGCAGTCGCTGGCCCGCCGCCTCCGCCACCCGTTCGGGCGCGGCGACGTGGAGCGCGTGTGGGCGCTCCGCGACCTGGACCTGGAGGTGCGGGTCGGTGAGGTGGTGGGGATCGTGGGTCGGAACGGGGCGGGGAAGAGCACGCTGCTCAAGATCCTCAGCCGCATCACCCACCCCACCGAAGGCCGGGCCGAGCTGCGCGGTCGAGCGGGCGCCCTGTTGGAGGTCGGGACGGGCTTCCACCGCGAGCTCACCGGCCGCGAGAACATCTACCTGAACGGCGCCATCCTGGGGATGCGGCGCGACGAGATCGACCGTCGCTTCGACGAGATCGTGGCCTTCGCCGGCACCGAGCGTTTCCTCGACACGCCGGTCAAGCGCTACTCCAGCGGGATGTACGTGCGCCTCGCCTTCGCGGTGGCCGCGCATCTGGATCCGGAGATCCTCATCGTGGACGAGGTGCTCTCCGTCGGGGACGCGGACTTCCAGCGCCGCTGCCTCGGGAAGATGCACGAGGTGGCGGGTGGCGGACGCACGGTGCTGTTCGTGAGTCACAACATGCCGATGGTGCGCGCACTGTGCTCCCGCGCCATCGTGCTCCGCGATGGGCGCATGGTCCTCGACGGGGATCCCGACGATGCCGTCGACCACTACCTCGACCAGGTGGAGGAGAGCGCCGAGCGCGACCTCGCCGACCGCGAGGATCGCAGCGGCCGCGGTGGGGTGCGCCTCACCGGAGCCCGGGTCGCCTCGGCGGCCGGGGACGGAGTGCCGGTGGCCACGGGCGGGGGCGCACGCTTCGAGTTCGACGTGAGCGAGCGCAAGCCGGGGCTGGCGCTGACCTTCACGCTGTACGATCCCCAGGGGACGCGCATCACGTCGTTCGACACGCGGGTGGCCTCACCGGAGGACATCCACACCAACGGGGCCGGCGGCCCCATCCGCTGCGAGCTGGACGAGCTGCCGCTCGTGCAGGGACGGTACCGCGTGAACGTGGCGCTGAGCGTCGGCGACGAGGTGCACGACCACGTGGAAGCGGCGCTCGTCTTCGACGTCGCGGCCGGCGTGCTGCGTGGGCGACCCATCACGCGAACGGGGAAGTACGGCGCCGTGGCCGTCCCCCATCGCTGGCACCTGCCGGGGGGTCCATGCTGA
- a CDS encoding metallophosphoesterase, whose translation MPLILQASDLHFGKPHDPAAAEALLATATELEPDLIVLAGDFTQRAKEREYREARAWIDRLPDVPKVFTPGNHDVPLYRVFERLFTPYRNYRRWIEDRLDTVTRIDGVTVVALNTAAPRTAIVNGTVRNRQLAFARAQFAEAPPADLRVVVLHHHMAVPGDWTWHPPLPGQERIISVLEECGVDLILSGHLHRGFVSNSGHLLPERAREILIVHSGTATSRRGRGREADRKSFNVVRVDREHLSVDHYMYFREAGTFRPIARHVSPRPPAAWIVPLDGATGGAS comes from the coding sequence ATGCCGTTGATCCTGCAGGCCTCGGATCTCCACTTCGGGAAGCCGCACGACCCTGCGGCTGCCGAGGCGCTGCTCGCGACCGCAACCGAGCTGGAGCCCGACCTCATCGTTCTGGCCGGCGACTTCACGCAGCGCGCCAAGGAGCGGGAGTACCGCGAGGCCCGCGCCTGGATCGACCGGCTCCCGGATGTTCCCAAGGTCTTCACCCCCGGGAACCACGACGTGCCGCTGTACCGGGTGTTCGAGCGGCTGTTCACGCCCTACCGCAACTATCGGCGCTGGATCGAGGACCGCCTCGACACGGTCACCCGGATCGACGGGGTCACGGTCGTGGCGCTCAACACGGCCGCTCCGCGCACCGCCATCGTGAACGGGACGGTCCGGAACCGCCAGCTCGCGTTCGCCCGCGCGCAGTTCGCGGAGGCGCCGCCGGCCGACCTGCGCGTCGTCGTGCTGCATCACCACATGGCGGTCCCGGGGGACTGGACCTGGCATCCCCCGCTCCCCGGCCAGGAGCGCATCATCTCCGTGCTGGAGGAGTGCGGCGTGGACCTCATCCTGAGCGGGCACCTGCACCGGGGCTTCGTGAGCAACTCGGGCCACCTGCTGCCCGAACGCGCGCGCGAGATCCTGATCGTCCACTCCGGGACCGCGACCTCGCGCCGGGGACGCGGGAGGGAAGCCGATCGCAAGAGCTTCAATGTCGTGCGCGTAGATCGGGAACATCTGTCCGTCGACCACTATATGTACTTTCGCGAAGCCGGGACCTTCCGGCCCATCGCGCGTCACGTGTCGCCTCGTCCGCCGGCCGCCTGGATCGTTCCGCTGGACGGGGCGACAGGCGGAGCGTCCTGA
- a CDS encoding ABC transporter permease, which translates to MAPPATAPPLTILEPPRRWDGPPLRELWRFRDLLGTLALRDLKVRYKQTVLGLFWVLAQPFAAAGVFAFVFGRVASLEAPGGVPYFLFTFAGLQAWLLFSNTLTRSTNALVGNFQLVQKVYFPRLILPLSTVVASLLDFLIVMVLFTVLLLLQWHLPGVEVLWAPVCLALLLALALGLGFASSALAVAYRDVRHAQPVLTQLLLYASPVAYAVTVVPERYRGVYLLNPIAPILETFRYALLGTGDPPWTAFGIAAAVCVVVFIGGMIVFTRLDRMFADVI; encoded by the coding sequence ATGGCGCCCCCGGCCACCGCTCCCCCGCTGACCATCCTCGAGCCGCCGCGCCGCTGGGACGGTCCACCGCTCCGTGAGCTCTGGCGCTTCCGTGACCTCCTCGGGACGCTCGCCCTGCGCGACCTGAAGGTCCGCTACAAGCAGACGGTGCTCGGGCTCTTCTGGGTGCTGGCGCAGCCGTTCGCGGCCGCCGGTGTCTTCGCGTTCGTGTTCGGACGCGTCGCCAGCCTCGAGGCACCCGGCGGGGTGCCCTACTTCCTGTTCACATTTGCCGGTCTCCAGGCCTGGCTCCTCTTCTCGAACACCCTCACCCGCTCGACGAACGCGCTGGTCGGGAATTTCCAGCTCGTCCAGAAGGTCTACTTCCCCCGCCTGATCCTTCCGCTGTCCACCGTCGTGGCCAGCTTGCTGGACTTCCTCATCGTGATGGTGTTGTTCACCGTGCTGTTGCTGCTCCAGTGGCACCTTCCGGGTGTCGAGGTCCTGTGGGCGCCCGTCTGCCTCGCGCTCCTGCTGGCTCTGGCGCTCGGTCTGGGCTTTGCCTCCAGCGCACTGGCCGTGGCATACCGTGACGTGCGCCATGCCCAACCGGTGCTGACCCAGCTCCTGCTCTACGCCAGCCCCGTGGCCTATGCTGTCACGGTGGTTCCCGAGCGGTACCGCGGCGTGTACCTGCTGAACCCCATCGCGCCGATCCTGGAGACGTTCCGCTATGCCCTGCTGGGCACGGGGGATCCACCGTGGACCGCGTTCGGCATCGCGGCCGCGGTGTGCGTCGTGGTCTTCATCGGTGGCATGATCGTGTTCACCCGCCTGGACCGGATGTTCGCCGATGTCATCTGA